A part of Paenibacillus sp. IHBB 10380 genomic DNA contains:
- a CDS encoding carbohydrate ABC transporter permease translates to MRHSLGDRIMTVTIYILLTLLAFVTFYPFWNALVISFNTGIDTSKGGITFWPRSWTLENYGIVFKDPRLVNAFMVSIARTVVGTAASILCTAIFAYGISKKELMGRKYYMIMCIITMYFSGGLIPSFLLIRELHLMNTFWVFIIPSLISVWNMIIFRTFFQGLPAGLEESAKIDGSGNWGVFFRIVIPLSGPVIATLSLFTAIFHWNDWFGPSIYITNEKLVPIQTMLKQILNSNTISDLSQLDSAAQGQLAKMRTVSSKSLSMATMMVATLPIIMVYPFVQRYFVKGVLVGSLKE, encoded by the coding sequence ATGAGACACAGCTTGGGAGACCGCATTATGACGGTTACCATTTACATCCTACTTACACTATTGGCTTTTGTGACCTTTTATCCCTTCTGGAATGCGCTTGTCATTTCATTTAACACGGGGATAGATACCTCGAAGGGTGGTATAACTTTTTGGCCACGAAGTTGGACTTTAGAAAATTACGGCATTGTATTTAAGGACCCTCGATTGGTCAACGCATTTATGGTCTCGATCGCAAGGACGGTTGTCGGTACTGCAGCATCGATACTGTGCACGGCGATTTTCGCTTATGGCATTTCGAAGAAAGAGCTGATGGGCCGCAAATATTATATGATTATGTGCATCATTACGATGTATTTCAGCGGTGGTCTCATTCCTTCCTTCCTGCTCATTCGGGAATTGCATCTGATGAATACGTTCTGGGTATTTATTATCCCATCGCTTATCAGCGTTTGGAATATGATCATTTTTCGCACCTTCTTTCAAGGCTTGCCTGCAGGTCTTGAGGAATCGGCCAAAATCGATGGAAGTGGCAATTGGGGCGTCTTTTTCCGGATCGTTATTCCACTATCCGGACCCGTTATCGCAACGCTATCGCTTTTCACGGCTATCTTTCATTGGAATGATTGGTTTGGGCCAAGTATCTACATTACAAATGAGAAGCTGGTTCCTATACAAACGATGCTGAAGCAAATATTGAACTCTAACACCATATCGGATTTGTCTCAGCTCGATTCAGCGGCACAGGGCCAACTGGCTAAAATGAGAACGGTATCAAGCAAGTCACTGTCCATGGCGACGATGATGGTGGCCACGCTTCCGATCATTATGGTGTATCCGTTCGTGCAGAGATATTTTGTAAAAGGTGTTCTCGTTGGATCTTTGAAAGAGTAG
- a CDS encoding extracellular solute-binding protein, which produces MKFKSKLLVPIVSTFMAVALIAGCGGGNGGNSSNGEAAKTPKETNSDTPASVYELGKEQLDFTLYGHYDWYTMPAWGGDISSTWIKDTKKVNVKAIHSGGSAESKLNTMIASGELPDAIWLERLNVEKLRSNDLLVPLDDYIDKYPNLKKWLGEEGINMLRSEDGKLYQFPNWYTNQPNGNAGYVVNKKIYTELGSPKLETTDDLYSYLKLVKAKYPNVVPYEPDLAKDGQGIDMLYSAFKENDQKYPGLRAVKNGDKLTSIFLDPEYREAQQYVSKLFREKLITQDAMTQTKDQIEEKVMTGRVAVYAGASPTEFAMKAHAELTKSDPEAGYFMIWPIHKEGLDKDKIFPGTYNMLGWNVTVITKSAKNPEAIFAFYDWLTGAEGQSVITWGPPGIYWDGVEADGETPKFTDKYTSDGATLAKLQSETTNLNWVGNTVFLDTTKAKFEEKLPVEQQNWSTRYQREVTWKTQSDATEFIGIDPPAESEEGIIRQRIQDLYLEVSAKTLFAKSDAEVIAILDKAEADAQTAGYDKLLAFRTEKWQANLAKMKAK; this is translated from the coding sequence ATGAAGTTTAAAAGTAAACTGCTCGTCCCGATCGTCTCCACATTTATGGCTGTTGCTTTAATAGCGGGCTGCGGCGGAGGTAATGGAGGTAATTCCAGCAACGGTGAAGCTGCTAAAACTCCAAAGGAGACTAATAGCGATACGCCAGCATCTGTGTATGAACTTGGCAAGGAACAACTTGATTTCACACTTTATGGTCATTATGACTGGTATACCATGCCTGCATGGGGTGGCGATATTTCAAGTACATGGATTAAAGATACGAAGAAAGTAAACGTTAAAGCGATTCATTCCGGTGGGTCAGCTGAATCTAAGTTGAACACGATGATTGCGAGTGGAGAGTTACCTGATGCGATCTGGTTGGAGCGTCTTAATGTTGAGAAATTGCGTAGTAACGATTTACTCGTACCATTGGACGATTATATAGACAAATATCCGAATCTGAAAAAGTGGTTGGGCGAAGAAGGTATTAACATGCTTCGTTCTGAAGACGGTAAATTGTACCAATTCCCTAACTGGTATACAAATCAACCTAACGGTAACGCGGGTTATGTTGTGAACAAGAAAATTTACACTGAGCTTGGCTCTCCTAAGCTAGAAACAACGGATGACCTATACAGCTACTTGAAGCTTGTAAAAGCGAAATATCCGAATGTTGTTCCTTATGAGCCAGATTTAGCGAAGGACGGACAAGGGATTGACATGTTGTATTCAGCTTTCAAAGAAAACGATCAAAAATATCCGGGTCTGCGTGCTGTTAAGAATGGGGATAAATTGACTTCGATTTTCCTTGATCCTGAATACCGCGAAGCACAACAATATGTCTCTAAGCTGTTCCGCGAGAAATTGATTACGCAAGATGCTATGACACAAACAAAAGATCAAATTGAAGAAAAAGTAATGACAGGCCGCGTTGCTGTTTACGCAGGTGCAAGTCCGACGGAATTCGCGATGAAAGCTCATGCTGAGCTTACGAAAAGTGATCCAGAAGCAGGTTATTTCATGATTTGGCCGATTCACAAGGAAGGTCTTGATAAAGATAAGATTTTCCCTGGAACATACAATATGCTTGGTTGGAACGTAACGGTTATTACGAAATCAGCTAAAAACCCAGAAGCGATCTTCGCCTTCTATGACTGGCTGACAGGTGCTGAAGGACAGAGTGTAATAACATGGGGCCCTCCAGGCATCTATTGGGATGGCGTAGAAGCAGACGGCGAGACTCCGAAATTCACAGACAAATATACGTCTGACGGAGCTACACTAGCGAAGTTGCAATCGGAGACAACGAACCTGAACTGGGTTGGTAATACGGTGTTCCTAGATACAACGAAAGCGAAATTTGAAGAGAAATTGCCAGTTGAACAACAAAACTGGTCAACTCGTTACCAACGTGAAGTTACGTGGAAAACGCAATCCGATGCCACAGAATTCATTGGCATTGATCCACCAGCAGAATCAGAAGAAGGTATTATTCGTCAGCGTATTCAGGATCTGTACCTTGAAGTGAGCGCAAAAACATTGTTCGCTAAATCCGATGCAGAGGTGATTGCCATCCTTGATAAGGCGGAGGCGGATGCTCAAACTGCTGGTTATGACAAACTACTAGCTTTCAGAACCGAAAAATGGCAAGCAAACCTTGCAAAAATGAAAGCAAAATAA
- a CDS encoding response regulator encodes MYKVLLADDEQLDLEGMRTFIPWQELNMVVVAGVMNGFDACKVLDEERIDILVTDVRMPNMSGLELARRALEKSKDIKIIFVSGYQDFSYAKQALSLHAVNYLLKPMDDQELIDSLIKVRADLDQERVRQDTYGQMVPIVKNEFLLQLLEGPSNEKTIDTLNKEYKMNRFVWPGYAAVLEIDDLSWKMGDQNRIEQGEMQQVVSICTELGVRHICKISKTRVAVLIECSDNDFLLQQIMDRVNEENYFSITAGVGELRYSISELTASYHQAVEALDLKMFYGKGKIIGYGEVRPSEKEDMKFLDTKLEALFVAMSDYELVRIHDELDTLFQVAKSLKSKFTLRNYALYIVMKLDNYLQSTNESVFQLLGMELDNYEIIQQFETISDIHSWLRRRVYEISETLQANKHRKNWKFIKQMIEYMKEHTHDNITLRDLAEQFSFSPNYLGLIFKEETGKNFSEYFIQLRMEKSCELLKTTNMKIYEIADQVGYRHLPYFSRQFKETYGMTPLEYRRA; translated from the coding sequence ATGTACAAAGTACTGCTGGCAGATGACGAACAGCTAGATTTGGAAGGTATGCGTACATTTATTCCTTGGCAGGAACTCAATATGGTGGTCGTTGCTGGGGTAATGAACGGCTTCGATGCTTGTAAGGTGCTGGATGAGGAAAGGATCGACATTCTAGTAACGGATGTGCGAATGCCCAATATGTCGGGTCTGGAGCTTGCGAGACGAGCACTCGAGAAATCAAAGGATATTAAAATTATATTCGTTAGTGGCTATCAGGATTTTAGTTATGCGAAGCAGGCGTTGTCGCTTCATGCCGTCAATTATTTACTGAAGCCGATGGATGATCAAGAGCTTATCGATTCCTTAATCAAGGTACGTGCGGATTTGGATCAGGAGCGGGTACGACAAGATACATATGGGCAAATGGTCCCGATCGTCAAAAATGAATTTTTACTGCAGCTGCTTGAAGGGCCGAGCAATGAGAAGACAATTGATACGCTTAACAAGGAGTATAAAATGAATCGTTTTGTTTGGCCAGGCTATGCGGCAGTTCTTGAGATTGATGATCTGTCGTGGAAGATGGGCGATCAGAATCGGATCGAGCAGGGCGAAATGCAGCAGGTCGTATCGATTTGTACAGAGCTCGGCGTAAGGCATATTTGTAAAATAAGCAAAACACGGGTAGCAGTGCTCATAGAATGTTCAGATAACGATTTTTTATTGCAGCAGATTATGGATCGAGTGAACGAGGAAAATTATTTTTCGATTACGGCCGGTGTTGGGGAACTACGCTACTCAATCTCTGAATTAACGGCATCTTATCATCAAGCGGTGGAAGCGTTAGATTTGAAAATGTTCTATGGCAAAGGTAAGATCATCGGTTACGGCGAGGTTAGACCTTCGGAGAAGGAGGATATGAAGTTTTTAGATACAAAGCTTGAGGCGTTATTCGTAGCGATGTCGGACTATGAGCTTGTCCGCATTCATGATGAGCTGGATACTTTGTTTCAGGTGGCCAAAAGCTTGAAATCAAAATTTACGCTGCGTAATTATGCGCTCTATATCGTAATGAAGCTTGATAATTATTTACAAAGTACGAATGAAAGCGTATTTCAGTTGTTAGGGATGGAGCTGGATAATTACGAAATCATACAGCAATTTGAAACGATAAGTGACATTCACTCATGGCTTAGACGGAGAGTTTATGAAATTTCGGAGACACTGCAAGCGAATAAACATAGAAAAAATTGGAAATTTATTAAGCAAATGATTGAATACATGAAGGAACACACGCATGACAACATTACGCTGCGTGACTTAGCTGAGCAGTTCTCGTTCTCGCCGAACTATCTCGGATTAATTTTCAAAGAGGAAACAGGCAAAAATTTTAGTGAATATTTCATCCAACTGCGAATGGAGAAATCATGCGAGCTACTCAAAACGACGAATATGAAAATATATGAAATTGCCGATCAGGTTGGCTATCGCCACTTGCCTTATTTTAGCAGACAATTTAAAGAAACGTACGGTATGACGCCATTGGAGTATAGACGAGCATGA
- a CDS encoding cache domain-containing sensor histidine kinase — protein MTAHKKEHHYIPFGIKLMITYSLFIIIPVLLVGYAANMIFTNSIQEQTREINHGTLEQMKDNISYRIEDMSRISGMLYFDSNLAFYLRHLEEGWVSYEATTKQLLPKIQTTIESANNKMRLAVYLHNDTLPEIYHNYNNSDPLKAEGPLFDLYHIARIKDRPWYMNYPKEKYGQTMQWKQVEGDAKFEHISLLRRLVDTNSPLALKEIGFIRISLRITDLLGSVDFQKIGNGTKIFALDESRKIMFSSGDTDYNLGETLSEKEIANYWVIDEVIPQLNWHLVALVPNDIMEQATSKVRLWTIFICLACYIIFSIAGLFVSRFYSRRVSKIVRVLDAFQEGNFQKSIHFKGKDEFTRISVALNEMGQNIDELIQELYMTNLKKKEAELESLQAQINPHFLYNTLSSISRLAKFGEVDKLQRMVLDLAKFYRLSLNEGRTVIPIKNELEQINAYINIQKTKFGDSLQVMFDVESDIIRYQTVKLILQPFIENALEHAWYGDRINIRIIGRLEGELITFRIIDDGIGIHPEILRQLFDPAESLNVGFGIRNVDERIKLHFGPEYGVKIVSKRGMGTSVNITILAQKKDKPSGRLS, from the coding sequence ATGACCGCGCACAAGAAGGAGCATCATTATATTCCGTTTGGCATCAAGCTGATGATCACGTACAGCTTGTTTATTATCATACCTGTGCTTCTCGTTGGCTACGCTGCTAATATGATCTTTACGAACTCGATACAAGAGCAAACTCGCGAAATCAATCACGGAACGTTGGAGCAGATGAAGGATAATATTTCTTACAGAATAGAGGATATGTCACGCATTTCAGGTATGCTTTATTTCGATAGCAATCTAGCCTTTTATTTACGACATCTTGAGGAGGGCTGGGTTAGCTACGAGGCAACGACGAAGCAGCTTCTTCCGAAAATACAGACGACAATTGAGTCAGCGAACAATAAAATGAGGCTCGCGGTCTATCTCCATAACGATACACTTCCAGAGATTTATCATAACTACAATAACAGCGATCCTCTGAAGGCCGAAGGTCCGTTATTCGATTTGTACCATATTGCTAGAATTAAGGATAGGCCGTGGTACATGAATTATCCGAAGGAGAAATATGGTCAAACCATGCAATGGAAGCAGGTGGAGGGCGACGCGAAATTCGAACATATTTCACTCTTAAGACGGCTTGTTGATACGAATAGTCCGTTGGCGCTTAAAGAAATCGGTTTCATTCGCATTAGCTTGAGAATAACGGATCTTCTCGGAAGCGTTGATTTCCAGAAAATCGGCAACGGAACGAAAATTTTTGCGCTGGATGAAAGCCGTAAAATTATGTTCTCCTCTGGCGATACAGACTATAATCTCGGTGAGACGCTAAGTGAGAAGGAAATCGCTAACTATTGGGTCATTGACGAGGTTATTCCGCAGCTGAATTGGCATCTTGTCGCGCTCGTCCCGAACGACATTATGGAGCAGGCGACCAGTAAGGTTAGACTGTGGACGATATTCATCTGCTTAGCCTGTTACATCATATTTTCAATAGCTGGCTTATTCGTATCCCGTTTCTATTCTCGTAGGGTATCCAAAATAGTCCGCGTTCTCGATGCATTTCAAGAGGGGAACTTCCAGAAAAGCATACATTTTAAGGGGAAAGATGAATTCACACGCATTTCGGTAGCCCTCAATGAAATGGGTCAGAACATTGATGAATTAATTCAAGAACTGTATATGACGAACCTCAAGAAAAAGGAAGCCGAGCTAGAGTCGCTACAGGCGCAAATTAATCCCCATTTCTTGTATAACACGTTATCCTCGATTAGCCGCTTGGCGAAATTTGGCGAGGTGGACAAGTTACAGCGGATGGTGTTGGATTTGGCTAAATTTTACCGTCTATCGCTTAATGAGGGAAGAACGGTTATACCGATCAAGAATGAGTTGGAGCAAATTAATGCCTATATCAATATTCAAAAGACGAAGTTTGGTGACAGCTTACAGGTGATGTTTGACGTTGAGTCGGATATTATCCGGTATCAGACTGTAAAGCTTATTTTACAGCCTTTTATCGAAAATGCGTTAGAGCATGCCTGGTACGGCGATCGTATTAACATTCGTATAATCGGCAGGCTGGAGGGAGAGCTTATCACGTTCCGAATTATTGATGACGGCATCGGCATTCATCCCGAAATACTTCGCCAACTTTTTGATCCTGCGGAGAGCTTAAACGTTGGCTTTGGCATTCGTAATGTGGACGAAAGAATTAAGCTTCATTTCGGGCCAGAATACGGTGTGAAAATCGTGAGTAAGCGGGGCATGGGAACGTCTGTCAACATTACGATTCTTGCCCAAAAAAAAGATAAACCCTCGGGCCGTCTTAGTTAA
- a CDS encoding VanW family protein: MRFHLILYVLFILQQIHPLEPLVIKDQGQVIAEMNQSDYTIPGVALVDDIKVNVLMDDLDKQVYRAPSNAVIDGGGRIISEKIGRQLNRTKFKEQVYSYIFEGSFTTLDVPLRNVHPRVDSELLESIMAKKIGNYYTYYNANNKNRSQNIGLAAKAINNVVIFPEETFSFNTVVGKRTKEKGYLRAPIIVRGEASEDIGGGICQISSTLYNAVDRAGLEIIQRYSHSKNVPYVPPGRDATVSWYGPDFSFKNKYNQPILIRAFAHGGQVSIMISSSDMIDNKPREVPSASKKIPEEITTDLNANHM, translated from the coding sequence TTGAGGTTTCATTTGATTCTATATGTTTTATTTATATTACAACAAATACATCCTCTGGAGCCTTTGGTGATTAAGGATCAAGGACAAGTTATAGCAGAAATGAATCAGTCGGATTACACAATACCCGGAGTAGCGCTCGTTGATGATATTAAAGTAAATGTTCTAATGGACGATTTGGATAAGCAAGTATATCGGGCGCCTAGTAATGCTGTTATTGATGGAGGAGGCAGAATTATATCCGAGAAAATAGGTAGGCAGCTTAACCGAACGAAATTTAAGGAGCAGGTTTACAGCTATATTTTCGAGGGTAGCTTCACTACATTGGATGTGCCTTTGCGGAATGTCCATCCAAGGGTAGATAGCGAGCTGTTGGAATCTATTATGGCTAAGAAGATTGGGAACTATTATACATATTACAATGCAAATAATAAAAACCGTTCTCAGAATATCGGACTCGCCGCAAAAGCAATCAATAATGTTGTCATTTTTCCTGAAGAGACATTTTCGTTCAATACGGTTGTAGGGAAGCGAACGAAGGAGAAGGGATACTTACGTGCTCCTATCATTGTAAGGGGAGAAGCATCCGAAGATATTGGCGGAGGGATATGTCAGATTTCATCGACACTCTACAATGCGGTTGATCGAGCCGGGTTAGAAATTATCCAGCGATATTCCCATAGTAAGAATGTCCCCTATGTACCTCCTGGTCGCGATGCAACAGTAAGCTGGTATGGACCTGATTTTTCTTTTAAAAACAAGTACAATCAACCGATTCTCATACGAGCTTTCGCGCATGGGGGGCAAGTTAGCATCATGATTTCCTCTTCTGATATGATCGATAACAAACCGCGAGAAGTGCCTAGCGCCTCTAAAAAAATACCGGAGGAGATTACAACCGACCTGAATGCTAATCATATGTGA
- a CDS encoding SMI1/KNR4 family protein, whose amino-acid sequence MHQRMEIWGQQWDILISKLDQKGADTHLTLDPPASEAELTEAESRLGVRLPNELRTLLGQGSAKALVYWNLPDGIIIPFEVSGDVGWDIQSLDFPDFADDNMIQQQRYMTFHLAGNGDELLLDLEDGSGQPAVVHWAHEMGEFLRLAPSLGEFIDRITELGCVGAEEWQYPPFCDEEGLNPVGTNAMKWKHWLHQYTSLTLDKVRTELLSLISYTTMNGIDADVVASFASFDPDDVLQAWLARIQAEPERNVRQSLMRYVGQSMGPYAAEWVRTLWSDPATDGSIPQVQAYLAALCLPEEEGLQLVWNHLDSESKGTKLSGYLANSMLSPFHSRHVIAWMETRVSFPYGGWETLFAQSCPVTEDVIRWLNGKDVQRQVVISALSKLPDETELLASELDRRSMLELLKQALDQAVLKKEKQLVQEAISRFERG is encoded by the coding sequence ATGCATCAACGAATGGAGATATGGGGGCAGCAATGGGATATTCTCATTTCAAAGCTGGATCAAAAAGGGGCGGATACGCATCTCACATTGGACCCACCAGCCAGTGAGGCGGAGCTAACCGAAGCTGAATCTAGGCTTGGGGTTCGGCTGCCAAACGAGTTACGTACTCTGTTAGGACAGGGGAGTGCTAAAGCACTTGTGTATTGGAATCTTCCAGACGGTATTATTATACCGTTCGAGGTGAGCGGAGACGTAGGCTGGGATATTCAATCTTTAGATTTCCCGGATTTCGCAGATGACAATATGATACAACAGCAACGTTACATGACGTTTCATCTCGCTGGGAACGGCGATGAGCTGCTACTCGATCTAGAAGACGGATCGGGGCAGCCTGCCGTTGTGCATTGGGCGCATGAGATGGGAGAATTCCTGCGGCTAGCCCCTTCTTTAGGTGAATTTATAGATCGGATTACAGAACTAGGCTGCGTGGGGGCAGAGGAGTGGCAATATCCGCCGTTCTGTGATGAGGAGGGGCTGAATCCAGTTGGGACGAATGCGATGAAATGGAAACATTGGCTGCATCAGTACACGTCACTTACACTCGATAAGGTACGGACTGAATTGCTATCGCTCATCTCCTATACGACAATGAACGGTATAGATGCGGATGTTGTGGCTTCGTTTGCATCATTTGATCCAGATGACGTTCTTCAAGCATGGTTGGCTCGTATACAGGCGGAGCCGGAGCGGAACGTGCGGCAAAGTCTAATGCGGTATGTAGGTCAAAGTATGGGTCCATATGCCGCTGAATGGGTGCGTACGTTATGGTCTGATCCAGCTACGGATGGAAGCATTCCGCAGGTTCAGGCTTATCTGGCTGCGTTGTGCCTACCAGAAGAAGAAGGCTTGCAGCTCGTATGGAATCATTTGGACAGCGAGTCAAAGGGAACCAAGCTGAGCGGTTACCTGGCGAATTCTATGCTCTCTCCATTTCATAGCCGACATGTGATCGCGTGGATGGAAACAAGGGTGTCTTTTCCCTACGGAGGTTGGGAGACATTATTTGCACAATCTTGCCCAGTTACAGAAGATGTTATTCGCTGGCTGAATGGCAAAGATGTGCAGCGCCAAGTCGTCATCTCAGCCCTGTCCAAACTGCCGGACGAAACAGAGTTATTGGCAAGCGAGTTAGATCGTCGAAGTATGCTGGAACTGCTGAAGCAAGCACTGGATCAAGCGGTGCTTAAGAAAGAAAAACAGTTGGTACAGGAGGCAATTAGTAGATTTGAACGTGGGTAA
- a CDS encoding spermidine synthase: MHLLFKELSNNHEIAVYDTNELYGEKGKFRVLEFSNAAIQGAMDLNHPKRIMFEYPRAMIHLMEFNNPSFEDVFLIGHGIGTIASHFAEKKFKIAELDDKVVELSKRYFGYLKNNVIIGDGRHILESEEPHAYNYIILDAFTAKGTPRQLISKEFFKITKEKLDSEGAIIMNLTGRGENDKLIKAIYTTVSKEYAYTKLFLLPSDGFNDILNIIIIASNKPIVFQARHMAGFTEIELGEGHIIMDI, translated from the coding sequence TTGCATTTACTATTTAAAGAGCTCAGTAACAATCATGAAATAGCGGTTTATGATACTAACGAGTTATATGGGGAGAAAGGAAAATTCCGAGTTCTGGAGTTTTCGAATGCAGCTATCCAAGGTGCGATGGATTTAAATCATCCGAAACGCATCATGTTTGAATATCCGAGAGCAATGATCCACTTAATGGAGTTTAACAACCCATCATTTGAAGACGTATTTCTAATCGGGCATGGAATAGGAACAATCGCCAGCCATTTTGCAGAGAAGAAATTTAAAATAGCAGAACTTGATGATAAAGTAGTTGAATTAAGCAAGAGGTATTTCGGTTACCTCAAGAATAATGTAATCATCGGTGATGGACGTCATATTCTCGAGAGTGAAGAACCACATGCCTATAATTATATTATTCTGGACGCCTTCACCGCTAAGGGAACTCCACGGCAATTAATATCCAAGGAATTTTTCAAGATTACCAAAGAAAAACTCGATTCCGAGGGAGCTATCATCATGAATCTGACGGGAAGAGGTGAGAATGACAAGCTAATTAAGGCCATCTATACAACCGTTAGCAAAGAATACGCCTATACCAAATTGTTTCTCTTACCGTCAGATGGTTTCAACGATATCCTAAATATTATTATCATTGCCAGTAATAAGCCCATCGTATTTCAAGCACGTCATATGGCCGGCTTCACAGAGATTGAACTCGGTGAAGGACATATTATTATGGATATCTAA
- a CDS encoding ABC transporter ATP-binding protein: MGIIFSFLKKYRVASIVALSMMLIELTVELLQPFLISKIIDEGILKKDLSVVWLWGGVLVGSAVVAFIAGISSSFYASHASQGLGYDLRDKLYSKVQSLSYSVFNRFATASLITRLTGDISQVQDTVFMSLRFMTRVPLLVVGSVIMALIVNVKLGLLLVLTIPVLLLFILWMMKKASMLFRMVQCRLDGVNGVIQENLTGIRLIRVFVRMSHEINRFAKSSGELMKGTISALRLTESTMPFILLMMNAGIIAILWFGRMDIATGSATVGEVVAVVNYSLRTIGAMSALSWLVVTFSRASASAQRIQEVLSTENDTYDNELDNNVNELNRQTIEGRVEFEGISFQYPGSGIAVLEDISFEAGIGETIAIMGATGAGKSSLVQLIPSLYEQDRGVVRIDGIDTRKLDVSSLRGAIGYVPQEVVLFTGSIRDNIAWGLEDASLEQIKEAAKRAQIHDTIAHLPNGYDTMLGQRGVNLSGGQKQRLSIARALVRNPKILILDDSTSALDVETEAALLEALKSLSCTTFLITQKISSTTSADLILLLDEGRLIERGNHKDLMASSSLYCRIYESQYGEVAQHVQSVH; this comes from the coding sequence ATGGGTATCATCTTTTCTTTTCTTAAAAAGTATCGGGTTGCTTCGATCGTGGCTTTAAGCATGATGCTCATTGAGCTGACTGTGGAGTTACTCCAGCCATTTCTTATCTCAAAAATTATTGATGAAGGAATCCTAAAGAAGGATTTATCTGTCGTATGGCTGTGGGGAGGCGTGTTGGTCGGAAGCGCAGTCGTCGCATTTATTGCTGGAATCTCAAGTTCATTCTACGCATCCCATGCGAGTCAGGGATTGGGTTATGATCTTCGAGATAAGTTATATTCCAAAGTCCAGTCACTCTCTTATTCGGTATTTAATCGGTTCGCGACCGCATCATTGATCACACGTCTGACCGGTGATATCTCACAGGTTCAGGATACAGTGTTTATGAGCTTGCGGTTCATGACACGCGTACCTCTACTAGTGGTGGGGAGTGTGATCATGGCATTGATTGTGAATGTAAAGCTGGGATTGTTGTTGGTGCTTACGATCCCCGTATTGTTGTTATTTATATTGTGGATGATGAAGAAGGCGTCCATGTTATTCCGGATGGTTCAATGTCGACTGGATGGGGTGAATGGCGTTATTCAGGAGAATCTAACGGGTATAAGGTTAATTCGTGTCTTCGTACGTATGAGTCATGAGATTAATAGATTCGCGAAATCTAGTGGGGAATTGATGAAAGGCACGATATCTGCGTTACGATTAACGGAAAGTACGATGCCTTTTATCCTTCTCATGATGAATGCTGGGATCATCGCTATATTATGGTTCGGACGAATGGATATTGCAACGGGAAGCGCGACAGTGGGCGAAGTGGTTGCGGTCGTCAATTATTCGTTGCGGACTATTGGAGCAATGTCAGCATTGTCATGGCTAGTCGTTACCTTCTCTAGAGCTTCAGCTTCGGCTCAGCGGATTCAAGAGGTATTATCTACTGAGAATGATACATATGACAATGAATTGGATAATAATGTAAACGAACTTAATCGGCAGACCATCGAAGGTCGAGTGGAATTTGAGGGTATTAGCTTCCAATATCCGGGAAGTGGAATTGCTGTACTGGAGGATATCTCTTTTGAAGCAGGCATAGGTGAAACTATCGCGATCATGGGAGCGACTGGAGCGGGTAAATCTTCGCTTGTTCAATTGATTCCGAGTTTATATGAGCAGGACAGGGGTGTTGTTCGTATCGATGGCATCGATACGCGGAAGCTTGACGTCTCATCGTTACGTGGAGCGATCGGTTATGTGCCACAGGAAGTAGTTCTCTTTACAGGTTCCATTCGTGATAACATCGCTTGGGGTCTTGAAGATGCAAGTCTAGAGCAGATTAAGGAAGCTGCGAAGCGGGCGCAGATCCATGATACGATTGCACACCTACCGAATGGATACGATACAATGCTTGGACAACGGGGTGTCAATCTGTCTGGAGGACAGAAGCAACGCCTATCCATTGCAAGGGCACTTGTAAGAAATCCTAAGATTCTAATCTTAGATGATAGTACAAGTGCACTGGATGTGGAAACGGAAGCAGCACTCCTCGAAGCACTGAAAAGTTTATCCTGCACTACATTCTTGATTACCCAGAAGATCAGCTCTACGACATCGGCTGATTTAATTTTATTACTCGATGAAGGCAGGCTAATTGAGCGAGGGAACCATAAGGACTTAATGGCAAGTTCGTCTCTTTATTGTCGTATCTATGAATCTCAGTATGGGGAGGTGGCACAGCATGTTCAAAGCGTTCATTGA